A genome region from Crossiella equi includes the following:
- a CDS encoding glycosyltransferase family 4 protein — MSDKAARSIACTITTAAGLPAARVLARSHLEWNPGHEFVIAVLDGDRGARQAHGVRVVGWDGFGLDEDSYLRLMTAFPAAELRTALVPFLLRALLTRAELVVSLNREAKVFAPFTRLPDLTRAHGAVLLPRLLAPLPDDGRSPTEAEVLAGGVFDPSFLSVSAQAGPMLNYLCERVWQNARSGDDRWPRWTDEVAALFPHVVSRDLGAGVGHWNAGQRPVTEDVSGTLRAGGALLRFFDFAGYRPEKPWLPADLPRPRVLFSENAALHRLYETYRGELLAAGYELDTPETSRYDELPDGTPLTPLVRELFRAEWGKAVAKRQAGKDAPLPPHAFGPDKGGEFVDWLAAPGNPTQAHSGLNRWTTAIWDSRVDLRVVFPRPTEGDNEAYRQWCRSVATVEHDLATWAIPEPALERPAPTGEFGINLLGHLTAELGVGELGRALHKAVHAAGIPTATVVEDFLVNNRTAIERPDSLGAPKYPISVLCINADTTTLAVDLYPQLFSQRYRIGVWSWELEDFPPTMHKAYELVDEIWTISEFCRAAIAAHTDKPVKVFPIPISDPGPPNRGRRVPGAPVRFLFAFDFNSVGERKNPWGLVDAFRMAFPEGDEDVRLVVKAINGDLHPGAAERLRTMIGDDPRIELLERYLSVAELAALYDESDCYVSLHRSEGFGFTVAEAMARGLPVISTDYSGSAEFLDASTGYPVPFTITPVGDGWEPYPPDAVWADPDLVEAASLMRDVADDPEHAAAVGRAGREYILRTRTVSAAAHWVRSQLEQARSRLSGGTHH, encoded by the coding sequence ATGAGCGACAAGGCGGCGCGGTCCATCGCCTGCACCATCACCACCGCCGCAGGCCTGCCCGCGGCGCGCGTGCTCGCGCGTTCCCACCTCGAGTGGAACCCGGGCCACGAGTTCGTCATCGCGGTGCTGGACGGCGACCGCGGTGCGCGCCAGGCGCACGGGGTCCGGGTGGTGGGCTGGGACGGGTTCGGCCTGGACGAGGACAGCTACCTGCGCCTGATGACCGCCTTCCCCGCGGCAGAGCTGCGCACGGCGCTCGTGCCGTTCCTGCTGCGCGCCCTCCTGACCAGGGCCGAGCTGGTGGTCAGCCTGAACCGCGAGGCGAAGGTGTTCGCACCGTTCACCAGGCTGCCCGACCTCACGCGGGCGCACGGCGCGGTGCTCCTGCCCCGCCTCCTGGCCCCGCTCCCCGACGACGGCCGCTCCCCCACCGAGGCCGAGGTGCTCGCGGGCGGTGTGTTCGACCCGTCCTTCCTGAGCGTCTCCGCCCAGGCCGGGCCGATGCTGAACTACCTGTGCGAGCGGGTCTGGCAGAACGCGCGCAGCGGCGACGACCGGTGGCCCAGGTGGACCGACGAGGTCGCCGCGCTCTTCCCCCACGTCGTCTCCCGGGACCTCGGCGCGGGTGTCGGCCACTGGAACGCGGGCCAGCGCCCGGTCACCGAGGACGTCAGCGGCACCCTGCGCGCGGGCGGAGCCCTGCTGCGCTTCTTCGACTTCGCGGGGTACCGCCCGGAGAAGCCGTGGCTGCCCGCCGACCTGCCCCGGCCGCGCGTGCTGTTCTCCGAGAACGCGGCGCTGCACCGCCTGTACGAGACCTACCGAGGTGAGCTGCTCGCCGCCGGGTACGAGCTGGACACCCCCGAGACCAGCCGGTACGACGAGCTGCCGGACGGCACGCCGCTGACGCCCCTGGTCCGCGAGCTGTTCCGCGCCGAGTGGGGCAAGGCGGTGGCCAAGCGCCAGGCGGGCAAGGACGCCCCGCTGCCGCCGCACGCGTTCGGCCCGGACAAGGGCGGGGAGTTCGTCGACTGGCTGGCCGCGCCGGGCAACCCGACGCAGGCGCACTCCGGCCTGAACCGCTGGACCACCGCGATCTGGGACAGCCGGGTCGACCTGCGCGTGGTGTTCCCGCGCCCGACCGAGGGCGACAACGAGGCCTACCGGCAGTGGTGCCGGAGCGTGGCCACGGTGGAGCACGACCTCGCGACCTGGGCCATCCCCGAGCCCGCGCTGGAGCGGCCCGCGCCGACCGGGGAGTTCGGGATCAACCTGCTCGGGCACCTGACCGCCGAGCTCGGCGTCGGCGAGCTCGGCCGCGCGCTGCACAAGGCAGTGCACGCGGCGGGCATCCCGACCGCGACCGTGGTCGAGGACTTCCTGGTCAACAACCGGACCGCGATCGAGCGGCCGGACTCGCTTGGTGCGCCGAAGTACCCCATCAGCGTCCTGTGCATCAACGCCGACACCACGACGCTGGCGGTCGACCTGTACCCGCAGCTGTTCAGCCAGCGGTACCGGATCGGCGTGTGGTCGTGGGAGCTCGAGGACTTCCCGCCGACGATGCACAAGGCGTACGAGCTGGTCGACGAGATCTGGACGATCAGCGAGTTCTGCCGCGCGGCGATCGCGGCGCACACCGACAAGCCGGTGAAGGTCTTCCCGATCCCGATCAGCGACCCCGGGCCGCCCAACCGGGGCAGGCGCGTGCCGGGGGCGCCGGTGCGGTTCCTGTTCGCCTTCGACTTCAACTCCGTGGGCGAGCGGAAGAACCCGTGGGGCCTGGTCGACGCGTTCCGGATGGCCTTCCCCGAGGGCGACGAGGACGTGCGCCTGGTGGTCAAGGCGATCAACGGCGACCTGCACCCGGGCGCGGCCGAGCGGCTGCGCACGATGATCGGGGACGACCCGAGGATCGAGCTGCTGGAGCGGTACCTGTCGGTGGCCGAGCTGGCCGCGCTCTACGACGAGAGCGACTGCTACGTGTCGCTGCACCGCTCCGAGGGCTTCGGGTTCACGGTGGCCGAGGCGATGGCGCGGGGGCTGCCGGTGATCTCCACCGACTACTCCGGCAGCGCCGAGTTCCTGGACGCGAGCACTGGTTACCCGGTGCCGTTCACGATCACCCCGGTGGGTGACGGCTGGGAGCCGTATCCCCCGGACGCGGTATGGGCCGATCCAGATCTGGTGGAAGCCGCGAGCCTCATGCGGGACGTGGCGGATGATCCTGAGCACGCCGCTGCGGTGGGCCGGGCGGGTCGCGAGTACATTCTGCGTACCCGCACCGTGTCGGCCGCTGCGCACTGGGTGCGCAGCCAGCTGGAACAGGCCAGGTCACGACTTAGCGGTGGCACACACCACTGA
- a CDS encoding SHOCT domain-containing protein, which yields MTWHDELRKLDEGLAAGLISAEEYRARRDELLSAAAGAGGSPSFTPPGGQQQSIDSTQVMQPIRDSTPPPTAEATQVVPPVGNGGNAEATQVVRNWQPQPPAGDADRTQVVPNAGGQPGFPPPQPGYPSSPPSGFPQQQPPPGFPPQHQQRPPQQPPQNPWGDEASAAPPWGGAGDLPPLPPAGNEAWIRQGPEVFGASSGKSSKLLPIIGIVVVVALIGGAVWFFAFRKDDSSPTDTQAQTSQATPTTTTSQKPFEALPNGPGTPDPKSKVYDLAQLRSSGLLPEAEVDAVQAANPSGITYKGSTEDPFTYSTFVFEAKDAAAAKELRDKLAETARADGLVKGEVGDMPKTGEVQQFIDDSRAMFRIVWTSGNKVIRANVSQNPVPPQGPGRDEKLVAQFHRLVVGQVQPKFPGQ from the coding sequence GTGACCTGGCATGACGAGCTGCGCAAGCTCGACGAGGGTCTGGCCGCCGGCCTGATCTCCGCCGAGGAGTACCGAGCCCGCCGCGACGAGCTGTTGTCCGCGGCAGCGGGTGCGGGTGGCTCCCCCTCATTCACCCCACCGGGTGGACAGCAGCAGAGCATCGACAGCACGCAGGTCATGCAGCCGATCCGGGACAGCACGCCGCCGCCGACCGCGGAGGCCACCCAGGTGGTCCCGCCCGTGGGCAACGGCGGCAACGCCGAGGCCACCCAGGTCGTGCGCAACTGGCAGCCGCAGCCCCCGGCCGGGGACGCCGACCGCACCCAGGTCGTGCCGAACGCCGGTGGCCAGCCGGGCTTCCCGCCGCCGCAGCCGGGCTACCCGTCCTCGCCGCCCTCCGGGTTCCCGCAGCAGCAGCCGCCGCCCGGCTTCCCGCCGCAGCACCAGCAGCGCCCCCCGCAGCAGCCGCCCCAGAACCCGTGGGGCGACGAGGCCAGCGCGGCCCCGCCGTGGGGTGGCGCCGGTGACCTGCCGCCGCTGCCGCCCGCGGGCAACGAGGCGTGGATCCGGCAGGGCCCCGAGGTGTTCGGTGCCTCCTCCGGCAAGTCCTCCAAGCTGCTGCCGATCATCGGCATCGTCGTGGTGGTCGCGCTGATCGGTGGCGCGGTGTGGTTCTTCGCCTTCCGCAAGGACGACAGCAGCCCGACCGACACCCAGGCGCAGACCTCGCAGGCCACCCCGACCACGACCACCTCGCAGAAGCCGTTCGAGGCGCTGCCGAACGGTCCGGGCACCCCGGACCCGAAGAGCAAGGTCTACGACCTGGCGCAGCTGCGCAGCTCCGGCCTGCTGCCCGAGGCCGAGGTGGACGCCGTGCAGGCGGCCAACCCGTCGGGCATCACCTACAAGGGCAGCACCGAGGACCCGTTCACGTACTCGACCTTCGTGTTCGAGGCCAAGGACGCCGCCGCGGCCAAGGAGCTGCGGGACAAGCTGGCCGAGACCGCCCGGGCCGACGGCCTGGTCAAGGGCGAGGTCGGTGACATGCCCAAGACCGGCGAGGTCCAGCAGTTCATCGACGACAGCCGCGCGATGTTCCGCATCGTCTGGACCTCCGGCAACAAGGTCATCCGCGCGAACGTCTCGCAGAACCCGGTGCCGCCGCAGGGCCCCGGCCGGGACGAGAAGCTGGTCGCCCAGTTCCACCGGCTCGTGGTGGGCCAGGTCCAGCCCAAGTTCCCCGGCCAGTGA
- a CDS encoding glycosyltransferase family 2 protein, producing the protein MSDEVLWRGLLAPIRLTPDARVVQVGPEGLSEGGPFDVALLPGTVEQTADPGTLLGQVAGQLGPEGVVVLSAHNQLGLGALMGMPEQARERTWLGAVDYPGKTGPRTWSWNALTAMLERAGLTTQRWLLCYPDHVRPRAVVDAMVFARPDRFELVDKLVRDPLLGTAAGHRAGVPGRRLHQLALAEGIAAAMAPSFLVVAGRTQAAVDRAVEPGLAWLVNTSRQPRWQRARRLGDDLVLTTTHGTDNTEGWLRQRVVPQEPWLPGRCLDGVLLDALAIGDLDRASGLLGLWCRTCLAQARPLAPEDVVHPFLPGRTGVPVLPPDCLDVHPGNLVLSPDRETRRIDLEWEAGTGVDAELALLRGLREFARELRDSGAPHPWPAETNLQKLLFRLADLCGLGGPARQRWDELTLAEADLQELVSGASRDEVLATLKADAVLPGRPRVWELPPGLGDVGRALVAKEQAEKNALALTAEVESLRQKLAHRKAELTQARAQAEELREELTEAHRSAERALREADAEREVLAQELSLTRNELIELDNRVGSAFAGLAEAAEDFERARSEADEARADAAAQHNAGDQLRDRLARTRARLDALEGSSLVQAGHRYVWPAARAARGVRDLLLGRGGEEPDGVLRRASRYAPALTPLLARRQRTRSDGAREAGLRFAVDVPREPVHIGRGQVVDIAGWAVHSDLPVRAVWVQADGQRHQAGLGFARPTVRAELEAAGWHVPEGSGFRVRVPLPAGPTRHDLPLELLVDLSDGTRLHRALPSLRTRAEVGIRPVRATWPGTGPKVAICLASYHPERRFLAEQLESIRKQTHGNWVCLISDDGTDPAARAVLTELTEGDPRFVVAEHDRNVGFYRNFERALRMVPLDADAVALSDQDDVWDPDKLAVQLSRLEDPKVQLVYCDMRLIDDSGELIASTSWEHRRNQWTELDALLMLNTVTGAASLIRADLVRERILPFPPGTPTAYHDQWIAATALSVGELAFVARPLQSYRQHGENVSGWMLPWWTKGLPGPVGLAELSLGIERRLSPQRREELEHVVEHELRRIAQFATVLLARNGDRLDAETRDVLVKLSGVERQLTTLVELAARAVPGRAETGGTERYFLTAALRWHALRRARRRMPERTVAPLD; encoded by the coding sequence ATGAGCGACGAGGTGCTGTGGCGCGGGCTGCTCGCGCCCATCCGGCTGACCCCGGACGCGCGGGTGGTGCAGGTCGGCCCGGAGGGGCTCAGCGAGGGTGGGCCGTTCGACGTCGCGCTGCTGCCCGGCACGGTCGAGCAGACCGCCGACCCGGGCACGCTGCTCGGGCAGGTGGCCGGGCAGCTCGGGCCGGAGGGCGTGGTCGTGCTGTCCGCGCACAACCAGCTCGGGCTCGGCGCGCTGATGGGCATGCCGGAGCAGGCGCGGGAGCGCACCTGGCTCGGCGCCGTGGACTACCCGGGCAAGACCGGGCCGCGCACGTGGTCCTGGAATGCGCTCACCGCCATGTTGGAGCGGGCCGGGCTGACCACGCAGCGCTGGCTGCTCTGCTACCCCGACCACGTGCGGCCGCGCGCGGTGGTGGACGCGATGGTGTTCGCCCGCCCGGACCGGTTCGAGCTGGTGGACAAGCTGGTGCGCGACCCGCTGCTGGGCACCGCGGCCGGGCACCGGGCCGGGGTCCCGGGCCGTCGGCTGCACCAGCTGGCGCTCGCCGAAGGCATCGCCGCGGCCATGGCACCGTCGTTCCTGGTGGTGGCCGGACGCACGCAGGCCGCGGTGGACCGCGCGGTCGAGCCGGGTCTGGCCTGGCTGGTGAACACCAGCAGGCAGCCCCGGTGGCAGCGGGCCCGGCGGCTCGGCGACGACCTGGTGCTGACCACCACGCACGGCACGGACAACACCGAGGGCTGGCTGCGGCAGCGCGTGGTACCGCAGGAGCCATGGCTGCCCGGCCGCTGCCTGGACGGGGTGCTGCTGGACGCGCTGGCCATCGGTGATCTGGACCGGGCGAGCGGCCTGCTCGGGCTGTGGTGCCGGACCTGCCTGGCGCAGGCGCGACCGCTGGCCCCCGAGGACGTGGTCCACCCGTTCCTGCCCGGGCGCACCGGGGTGCCGGTGCTGCCGCCGGACTGTCTGGACGTGCACCCGGGCAACCTGGTGCTCAGCCCGGACCGCGAGACCCGGCGCATCGACCTGGAGTGGGAGGCGGGCACCGGCGTCGACGCCGAGCTGGCCCTGCTCCGGGGGCTGCGGGAGTTCGCGCGCGAGCTGCGCGACTCCGGGGCGCCGCACCCGTGGCCCGCGGAGACCAACCTGCAGAAGCTGCTGTTCCGGCTGGCCGACCTGTGCGGGCTCGGCGGTCCGGCGCGGCAGCGGTGGGACGAGCTGACCCTGGCCGAGGCCGACCTGCAGGAGCTGGTGTCCGGGGCGTCCCGGGACGAGGTGCTGGCCACGCTGAAGGCGGACGCGGTACTGCCGGGCCGGCCGAGGGTGTGGGAGCTGCCGCCCGGGCTGGGCGACGTCGGCCGAGCGCTGGTGGCCAAGGAGCAGGCGGAGAAGAACGCGCTCGCGCTGACCGCCGAGGTCGAGTCGCTGCGGCAGAAGCTCGCGCACCGCAAGGCCGAGCTGACCCAGGCGCGGGCGCAGGCCGAGGAGCTGCGCGAGGAGCTGACCGAGGCGCACCGGTCGGCGGAGAGGGCGTTGCGGGAGGCGGACGCGGAGCGCGAGGTGCTCGCGCAGGAGCTGTCGCTGACCCGCAACGAGCTGATCGAGCTGGACAACCGGGTGGGCAGCGCGTTCGCCGGGCTGGCCGAGGCCGCGGAGGACTTCGAGCGCGCGCGGTCGGAGGCGGACGAGGCCCGTGCGGACGCGGCGGCGCAGCACAACGCCGGGGACCAGCTGCGCGACCGGCTGGCCCGCACCCGGGCGCGGCTGGACGCGCTGGAGGGGTCGTCGCTGGTCCAGGCCGGGCACCGGTACGTCTGGCCCGCCGCCCGGGCCGCACGCGGGGTGCGCGACCTGCTGCTCGGGCGCGGGGGCGAGGAGCCGGACGGTGTGCTGCGGCGGGCCAGCCGGTACGCGCCCGCGCTGACCCCGCTGCTGGCCCGGCGCCAGCGCACGCGGTCGGACGGCGCCCGCGAGGCCGGGCTGCGGTTCGCCGTGGACGTGCCGAGGGAGCCGGTGCACATCGGGCGCGGCCAGGTCGTGGACATCGCGGGCTGGGCCGTGCACTCGGACCTGCCGGTGCGCGCGGTGTGGGTGCAGGCCGACGGCCAGCGCCACCAGGCCGGACTCGGGTTCGCGCGGCCGACCGTGCGCGCGGAGCTGGAGGCGGCGGGCTGGCACGTGCCGGAGGGCTCCGGGTTCCGGGTGCGGGTACCGCTGCCCGCCGGGCCGACGCGGCACGACCTGCCGTTGGAGCTGCTGGTCGACCTGAGCGACGGCACGCGGCTGCACCGGGCGCTGCCCTCGCTGCGCACGCGCGCGGAGGTCGGCATCCGGCCGGTGCGCGCGACCTGGCCGGGCACCGGGCCGAAGGTGGCGATCTGCCTGGCCAGCTACCACCCGGAGCGGCGGTTCCTGGCCGAGCAGCTGGAGTCGATCCGGAAGCAGACGCACGGCAACTGGGTGTGCCTGATCTCCGACGACGGCACCGACCCGGCCGCGCGGGCGGTGCTGACCGAGCTGACCGAGGGCGACCCCCGGTTCGTGGTGGCCGAGCACGACCGCAACGTCGGCTTCTACCGCAACTTCGAGCGGGCGCTGCGGATGGTGCCGCTGGACGCGGACGCGGTCGCGCTGTCCGACCAGGACGACGTGTGGGACCCGGACAAGCTCGCGGTGCAGCTGTCCCGGCTCGAGGACCCGAAGGTCCAGCTCGTGTACTGCGACATGCGCCTGATCGACGACTCGGGCGAGCTCATCGCCTCGACCTCGTGGGAGCACCGGCGCAACCAGTGGACCGAGCTGGACGCGCTGCTGATGCTGAACACGGTCACCGGTGCGGCCTCGCTGATCCGGGCCGACCTGGTGCGCGAGCGGATCCTGCCGTTCCCGCCCGGCACACCGACCGCCTACCACGACCAGTGGATCGCGGCGACGGCGTTGTCGGTGGGCGAGCTGGCGTTCGTGGCGCGGCCGTTGCAGTCCTACCGGCAGCACGGGGAGAACGTCAGCGGCTGGATGCTGCCGTGGTGGACCAAGGGCCTGCCCGGCCCGGTCGGCCTGGCCGAGCTGAGCCTGGGCATCGAGCGGCGGCTGTCCCCGCAGCGGCGGGAGGAGCTGGAGCACGTGGTGGAGCACGAGCTGCGCCGCATCGCGCAGTTCGCCACCGTGCTGCTGGCCCGCAACGGCGACCGCCTGGACGCCGAGACCCGGGACGTGCTGGTGAAGCTGTCCGGGGTGGAGCGGCAGCTGACCACGCTGGTGGAGCTGGCCGCGCGGGCGGTGCCGGGGCGGGCGGAGACGGGGGGCACCGAGCGGTACTTCCTCACCGCCGCGCTGCGCTGGCACGCGTTGCGGCGCGCCCGGCGGCGGATGCCTGAGCGGACCGTGGCCCCGCTGGACTAG
- a CDS encoding glycosyltransferase — MTAVPRVTFVLVTYNGHEMLVNCLNTLAEHTPGPYEVVVVDSASPDGTGEWLEHNLTGATVLRMRENLGFGAGCNLGVQHARTELVCFLNADVEVTPGWFEPLLARLDATPAAAAVGSVLEFPDGRLQEAGSIIGGDGWSRGLGDGDTDSSWLYPRSADYSSAACLLMRRRAFWQTGGFSPDFHIAYFEDTDLQFALRSLGWQIWVEPASRVRHVRHGSSTTPRAIELSAINHEVFVRRWPETLAQRPPVADVHEHWHRLWWLRDQLAPFRAVFTLDEAPDPTHGQGAQRAWTVLTAWRAAHPEAALTLLCRGGDPAPLRSLGFEVCQPADPLAWAKDRAGLYDVLVALSARGLPLAQLVSAVQPQAVRLFDTQTFLHQEAERRFSVLADAAARRACATEAASWREAERGGLAWAELTTVGSQAEIDWAARYAPEANLLLAPQPVAVSPSPQGVDRRRGLLFHGAFGDTPNSNEVAAHELVTAVLPLLEEVPLRIIGANAPASLAAPGVDVIGWVADPAPYLRSARVLVVPARSGAGIQTKLLDALAAGLPFVTTTIGAEGLPLGELRADLVGQTPAELAELTRRLLEDDAHWTRVQTRLLAMAAEHFPPARFTEAMTQVLIHCGIAPPASAFAR; from the coding sequence GTGACCGCCGTCCCCAGGGTCACGTTCGTGCTGGTCACGTACAACGGCCACGAGATGCTGGTGAACTGCCTCAACACGCTGGCCGAGCACACGCCCGGCCCGTACGAGGTCGTGGTGGTGGACAGCGCCTCCCCGGACGGCACGGGCGAGTGGCTGGAGCACAACCTCACCGGCGCGACCGTGCTGCGGATGCGCGAGAACCTCGGCTTCGGCGCGGGCTGCAACCTCGGCGTCCAGCACGCCCGCACCGAGCTGGTGTGCTTCCTCAACGCCGACGTCGAGGTCACCCCCGGCTGGTTCGAGCCGCTGCTCGCCCGCCTGGACGCCACGCCCGCGGCGGCCGCGGTCGGCTCGGTGCTGGAGTTCCCGGACGGCCGCCTCCAGGAGGCGGGCAGCATCATCGGCGGCGACGGCTGGAGCCGTGGCCTCGGCGACGGCGACACCGACTCCTCCTGGCTGTACCCGCGCTCGGCCGACTACTCCTCGGCCGCGTGCCTGCTCATGCGCCGCCGCGCGTTCTGGCAGACCGGCGGCTTCAGCCCGGACTTCCACATCGCCTACTTCGAGGACACCGACCTCCAGTTCGCGCTGCGCTCGTTGGGCTGGCAGATCTGGGTCGAGCCCGCTTCCCGGGTGCGGCACGTCCGGCACGGCAGCAGCACCACGCCGCGCGCGATCGAGCTGTCCGCGATCAACCACGAGGTCTTCGTCCGGCGCTGGCCGGAGACCCTGGCGCAGCGCCCGCCGGTGGCCGACGTGCACGAGCACTGGCACCGCCTGTGGTGGCTGCGTGACCAGCTCGCCCCGTTCCGCGCGGTGTTCACGCTGGACGAGGCCCCCGACCCGACCCACGGCCAAGGCGCCCAGCGCGCCTGGACGGTGCTGACCGCCTGGCGCGCGGCGCACCCGGAGGCCGCGCTCACCCTGCTCTGCCGGGGCGGTGACCCGGCTCCGCTGCGCTCGCTGGGTTTTGAGGTCTGCCAGCCCGCGGACCCGCTGGCCTGGGCCAAGGACCGCGCCGGGCTCTACGACGTGCTCGTGGCCCTGTCCGCCCGGGGCCTGCCGCTGGCCCAGCTGGTCAGCGCGGTGCAGCCGCAGGCCGTGCGCCTGTTCGACACCCAGACCTTCCTGCACCAGGAAGCCGAACGCCGATTCTCCGTCCTGGCCGACGCCGCCGCCCGCCGGGCCTGCGCCACCGAGGCCGCCTCCTGGCGCGAGGCCGAACGAGGCGGGCTGGCCTGGGCCGAGCTGACCACGGTCGGCAGCCAGGCCGAGATCGACTGGGCCGCCCGCTACGCCCCCGAGGCGAACCTGCTCCTCGCCCCGCAGCCGGTCGCGGTCAGCCCGTCCCCGCAGGGTGTGGACCGCCGCCGGGGCCTGCTCTTCCACGGAGCCTTCGGCGACACCCCGAACTCCAACGAGGTCGCCGCCCACGAGCTGGTCACCGCGGTGCTGCCGCTGCTGGAGGAGGTCCCGCTGCGCATCATCGGCGCGAACGCCCCGGCCTCCCTCGCGGCCCCGGGCGTGGACGTCATCGGCTGGGTCGCCGACCCGGCCCCCTACCTGCGCTCGGCCCGGGTGCTCGTCGTCCCGGCCCGCAGCGGTGCGGGCATCCAGACCAAGCTCCTGGACGCCTTGGCCGCCGGCCTGCCCTTCGTCACCACCACGATCGGCGCCGAAGGCCTGCCCCTGGGCGAGCTGCGCGCGGACCTGGTCGGCCAGACCCCGGCCGAGCTCGCCGAGCTGACCCGCAGGCTGTTGGAGGACGACGCGCACTGGACCCGAGTCCAGACGCGCCTGCTGGCCATGGCCGCCGAGCACTTCCCGCCCGCGCGGTTCACCGAGGCGATGACGCAGGTGCTGATCCACTGCGGCATCGCCCCACCGGCGAGCGCCTTCGCCCGCTAG